The following are encoded in a window of Amblyraja radiata isolate CabotCenter1 chromosome 7, sAmbRad1.1.pri, whole genome shotgun sequence genomic DNA:
- the ccnt2 gene encoding cyclin-T2 isoform X1, with product MAASAASSKWYFTREQLESTPSRRCGIDTDKELSYRQQAANLVQDMGQRLNVSQLTINTAIVYMHRFYMQHSFTRFHRNVISPAALFLAAKVEEQPRKLEHVIKVVHACLNPQEPPLDVKSDAYLQQAQDLVILESIILQTLGFEITIEHPHTDVVKCTQLVRASKDLAQTSYFMATNSLHLTTFCLQYKPTVIACVCIHLACKWSNWEIPVSTDGKHWWEYVDPSVTLELLDELTHEFLQILEKTPSRLKRIRNWRANQAAKKPKADGQLADNVLPGSSGPHESTCSVGVDPASSSSFPKSNSTTALPASLNSGGISIPHVPEMMATTSFSSTSQQDWPQHPHQHMDQAQSHKQELSVSVHKNDMVCMQQSTSGQLTQSHHRSEKGSGHSSSKHEHIKSGNGKHHGFPLPTVPAPQKLALDRYREKFAAELAVQKRKLETLESDVKEQYASAAQALVEQQKKRVPTQQQIQHNSNAVTSPIKMKIPISTEKSERHAADKKEKGLLKLRIPIPPTEKTKDELKIKIKVPSERHSSSDESSGKSKHTSPHAVKEHKEKRKDHSHHHHSSSHKHSHSSSSGSSRHGTEGSKGGTLRSPVGLSGDGSSTGSSSSRKRAHASDASHNHHPKMSKTSKTAGTSSSSSSSSSSSSSSVKQYIYPYNLILNLPSSPPPTVTYQVGYGQLSTLMKLDRKPTEANGHNANPEYNANTQHKDYKDTYDMLESLLSAQGVNM from the exons ATGGCAGCTTCAGCCGCATCGTCGAAATGGTACTTCACTCGCGAGCAGCTGGAGAGCACGCCGTCGCGGCGGTGCGGGATCGACACCGACAAGGAGCTGTCGTACCGTCAGCAGGCCGCCAACCTTGTTCAGGACATGGGACAGCGGCTGAATGT CTCTCAATTAACCATCAACACTGCAATTGTTTATATGCACAGATTTTATATGCAACATTCTTTCACAAGGTTTCATAGAAAT GTAATTTCACCTGCTGCTTTGTTCTTGGCTGCAAAGGTAGAGGAACAGCCACGTAAACTTGAGCATGTCATAAAAGTAGTGCATGCATGCTTGAACCCTCAAGAGCCACCACTGGATGTTAAGAGTGAT GCATATCTTCAGCAGGCCCAAGACCTGGTCATACTTGAAAGTATAATATTGCAAACCTTGG GTTTTGAGATTACAATTGAACACCCTCATACTGATGTGGTGAAATGTACCCAATTAGTGAGAG CAAGCAAGGATTTGGCACAGACATCCTATTTCATGGCTACCAACAG TTTGCACCTGACAACATTTTGCTTGCAGTACAAACCTACCGTGATAGCATGCGTGTGTATTCATCTGGCTTGCAAGTGGTCCAACTGGGAGATACCTGTATCCACAGATGGGAAACACTGGTGGGAATATGTGGATCCATCTGTGACTCTGGAATTACTTGATG AGTTAACACATGAATTTCTACAAATACTAGAAAAAACTCCAAGCAGATTGAAAAGGATACGAAACTGGCGG GCTAATCAAGCTGCAAAGAAACCAAAAGCAGATGGTCAACTAGCTGATAATGTTCTTCCTGGTTCATCTGGGCCTCATGAATCGACATGTTCTGTTGGTGTTGATCCTGCTTCAAGTTCAAGCTTTCCTAAATCAAATTCCACAACTGCTCTACCTGCATCATTGAACTCTGGTGGTATTTCAATTCCGCATGTCCCTGAAATGATGGCTACCACATCATTCAGTTCTACCTCCCAACAAGATTGGCCCCAACATCCACACCAGCATATGGATCAAGCTCAGTCTCATAAACAAGAATTGTCTGTATCTGTTCACAAAAATGACATGGTCTGCATGCAGCAGTCAACTTCTGGACAGTTAACTCAAAGTCATCATCGATCAGAAAAGGGATCAGGGCATTCATCAAGTAAACATGAACATATTAAATCGGGTAATGGCAAACATCATGGTTTTCCTCTTCCAACTGTACCAGCACCTCAAAAATTAGCTTTGGACAGATATAGAGAGAAATTTGCTGCAGAGCTTGCAGTACAAAAACGCAAACTCGAAACACTGGAATCTGATGTGAAAGAGCAATATGCCTCTGCTGCTCAAGCCCTGGTGGAGCAACAGAAAAAGCGTGTGCCCACACAGCAGCAAATTCAACATAATAGCAATGCTGTGACTTCTCCAATTAAAATGAAAATTCCAATTTCCACAGAAAAATCAGAGAGGCACGCAGCAGATAAAAAGGAAAAGGGTTTACTTAAATTACGGATCCCCATCCCACCTACAGAAAAGACTAAGgacgaactaaaaattaaaattaaagttcCTTCTGAAAGACACAGCTCCTCAGATGAAAGCAGTGGTAAGAGCAAGCACACAAGTCCACATGCAGTGAAGGAGCACAAGGAGAAACGCAAGGACCATTCTCACCATCATCATAGTAGCAGCCACAAACATTCGCATAGCAGCAGTAGTGGGAGTAGTAGACACGGTACTGAAGGGTCGAAAGGAGGAACTTTGCGGAGTCCCGTAGGTCTGAGCGGTGATGGCAGTTCCACTGGCTCCAGCTCTTCACGCAAGAGGGCGCACGCCAGTGATGCTTCTCACAACCACCATCCCAAAATGAGCAAAACCTCCAAGACTGCAGGTACTTCATCTAgctcttcttcctcttcctcttcttcttcctcctctGTGAAGCAGTATATATACCCTTACAACTTAATTCTTaaccttccctcctcccctcctcccactgtCACATACCAGGTGGGCTATGGACAACTCAGCACCCTCATGAAACTGGATAGGAAACCTACAGAGGCCAACGGTCACAACGCCAATCCAGAATACAATGCAAACACCCAGCACAAGGACTACAAAGATACTTACGATATGCTGGAGTCACTCTTAAGTGCCCAAGGAGTGAACATGTAG
- the ccnt2 gene encoding cyclin-T2 isoform X2 yields the protein MAASAASSKWYFTREQLESTPSRRCGIDTDKELSYRQQAANLVQDMGQRLNVSQLTINTAIVYMHRFYMQHSFTRFHRNVISPAALFLAAKVEEQPRKLEHVIKVVHACLNPQEPPLDVKSDAYLQQAQDLVILESIILQTLGFEITIEHPHTDVVKCTQLVRASKDLAQTSYFMATNSLHLTTFCLQYKPTVIACVCIHLACKWSNWEIPVSTDGKHWWEYVDPSVTLELLDELTHEFLQILEKTPSRLKRIRNWRANQAAKKPKADGQLADNVLPGSSGPHESTCSVGVDPASSSSFPKSNSTTALPASLNSGGISIPHVPEMMATTSFSSTSQQDWPQHPHQHMDQAQSHKQELSVSVHKNDMVCMQQSTSGQLTQSHHRSEKGSGHSSSKHEHIKSGNGKHHGFPLPTVPAPQKLALDRYREKFAAELAVQKRKLETLESDVKEQYASAAQALVEQQKKRVPTQQQIQHNSNAVTSPIKMKIPISTEKSERHAADKKEKGLLKLRIPIPPTEKTKDELKIKIKVPSERHSSSDESSGKSKHTSPHAVKEHKEKRKDHSHHHHSSSHKHSHSSSSGSSRHGTEGSKGGTLRSPVGLSGDGSSTGSSSSRKRAHASDASHNHHPKMSKTSKTAGGLWTTQHPHETG from the exons ATGGCAGCTTCAGCCGCATCGTCGAAATGGTACTTCACTCGCGAGCAGCTGGAGAGCACGCCGTCGCGGCGGTGCGGGATCGACACCGACAAGGAGCTGTCGTACCGTCAGCAGGCCGCCAACCTTGTTCAGGACATGGGACAGCGGCTGAATGT CTCTCAATTAACCATCAACACTGCAATTGTTTATATGCACAGATTTTATATGCAACATTCTTTCACAAGGTTTCATAGAAAT GTAATTTCACCTGCTGCTTTGTTCTTGGCTGCAAAGGTAGAGGAACAGCCACGTAAACTTGAGCATGTCATAAAAGTAGTGCATGCATGCTTGAACCCTCAAGAGCCACCACTGGATGTTAAGAGTGAT GCATATCTTCAGCAGGCCCAAGACCTGGTCATACTTGAAAGTATAATATTGCAAACCTTGG GTTTTGAGATTACAATTGAACACCCTCATACTGATGTGGTGAAATGTACCCAATTAGTGAGAG CAAGCAAGGATTTGGCACAGACATCCTATTTCATGGCTACCAACAG TTTGCACCTGACAACATTTTGCTTGCAGTACAAACCTACCGTGATAGCATGCGTGTGTATTCATCTGGCTTGCAAGTGGTCCAACTGGGAGATACCTGTATCCACAGATGGGAAACACTGGTGGGAATATGTGGATCCATCTGTGACTCTGGAATTACTTGATG AGTTAACACATGAATTTCTACAAATACTAGAAAAAACTCCAAGCAGATTGAAAAGGATACGAAACTGGCGG GCTAATCAAGCTGCAAAGAAACCAAAAGCAGATGGTCAACTAGCTGATAATGTTCTTCCTGGTTCATCTGGGCCTCATGAATCGACATGTTCTGTTGGTGTTGATCCTGCTTCAAGTTCAAGCTTTCCTAAATCAAATTCCACAACTGCTCTACCTGCATCATTGAACTCTGGTGGTATTTCAATTCCGCATGTCCCTGAAATGATGGCTACCACATCATTCAGTTCTACCTCCCAACAAGATTGGCCCCAACATCCACACCAGCATATGGATCAAGCTCAGTCTCATAAACAAGAATTGTCTGTATCTGTTCACAAAAATGACATGGTCTGCATGCAGCAGTCAACTTCTGGACAGTTAACTCAAAGTCATCATCGATCAGAAAAGGGATCAGGGCATTCATCAAGTAAACATGAACATATTAAATCGGGTAATGGCAAACATCATGGTTTTCCTCTTCCAACTGTACCAGCACCTCAAAAATTAGCTTTGGACAGATATAGAGAGAAATTTGCTGCAGAGCTTGCAGTACAAAAACGCAAACTCGAAACACTGGAATCTGATGTGAAAGAGCAATATGCCTCTGCTGCTCAAGCCCTGGTGGAGCAACAGAAAAAGCGTGTGCCCACACAGCAGCAAATTCAACATAATAGCAATGCTGTGACTTCTCCAATTAAAATGAAAATTCCAATTTCCACAGAAAAATCAGAGAGGCACGCAGCAGATAAAAAGGAAAAGGGTTTACTTAAATTACGGATCCCCATCCCACCTACAGAAAAGACTAAGgacgaactaaaaattaaaattaaagttcCTTCTGAAAGACACAGCTCCTCAGATGAAAGCAGTGGTAAGAGCAAGCACACAAGTCCACATGCAGTGAAGGAGCACAAGGAGAAACGCAAGGACCATTCTCACCATCATCATAGTAGCAGCCACAAACATTCGCATAGCAGCAGTAGTGGGAGTAGTAGACACGGTACTGAAGGGTCGAAAGGAGGAACTTTGCGGAGTCCCGTAGGTCTGAGCGGTGATGGCAGTTCCACTGGCTCCAGCTCTTCACGCAAGAGGGCGCACGCCAGTGATGCTTCTCACAACCACCATCCCAAAATGAGCAAAACCTCCAAGACTGCAG GTGGGCTATGGACAACTCAGCACCCTCATGAAACTGGATAG
- the ccnt2 gene encoding cyclin-T2 isoform X3 — protein MATNSLHLTTFCLQYKPTVIACVCIHLACKWSNWEIPVSTDGKHWWEYVDPSVTLELLDELTHEFLQILEKTPSRLKRIRNWRANQAAKKPKADGQLADNVLPGSSGPHESTCSVGVDPASSSSFPKSNSTTALPASLNSGGISIPHVPEMMATTSFSSTSQQDWPQHPHQHMDQAQSHKQELSVSVHKNDMVCMQQSTSGQLTQSHHRSEKGSGHSSSKHEHIKSGNGKHHGFPLPTVPAPQKLALDRYREKFAAELAVQKRKLETLESDVKEQYASAAQALVEQQKKRVPTQQQIQHNSNAVTSPIKMKIPISTEKSERHAADKKEKGLLKLRIPIPPTEKTKDELKIKIKVPSERHSSSDESSGKSKHTSPHAVKEHKEKRKDHSHHHHSSSHKHSHSSSSGSSRHGTEGSKGGTLRSPVGLSGDGSSTGSSSSRKRAHASDASHNHHPKMSKTSKTAGTSSSSSSSSSSSSSSVKQYIYPYNLILNLPSSPPPTVTYQVGYGQLSTLMKLDRKPTEANGHNANPEYNANTQHKDYKDTYDMLESLLSAQGVNM, from the exons ATGGCTACCAACAG TTTGCACCTGACAACATTTTGCTTGCAGTACAAACCTACCGTGATAGCATGCGTGTGTATTCATCTGGCTTGCAAGTGGTCCAACTGGGAGATACCTGTATCCACAGATGGGAAACACTGGTGGGAATATGTGGATCCATCTGTGACTCTGGAATTACTTGATG AGTTAACACATGAATTTCTACAAATACTAGAAAAAACTCCAAGCAGATTGAAAAGGATACGAAACTGGCGG GCTAATCAAGCTGCAAAGAAACCAAAAGCAGATGGTCAACTAGCTGATAATGTTCTTCCTGGTTCATCTGGGCCTCATGAATCGACATGTTCTGTTGGTGTTGATCCTGCTTCAAGTTCAAGCTTTCCTAAATCAAATTCCACAACTGCTCTACCTGCATCATTGAACTCTGGTGGTATTTCAATTCCGCATGTCCCTGAAATGATGGCTACCACATCATTCAGTTCTACCTCCCAACAAGATTGGCCCCAACATCCACACCAGCATATGGATCAAGCTCAGTCTCATAAACAAGAATTGTCTGTATCTGTTCACAAAAATGACATGGTCTGCATGCAGCAGTCAACTTCTGGACAGTTAACTCAAAGTCATCATCGATCAGAAAAGGGATCAGGGCATTCATCAAGTAAACATGAACATATTAAATCGGGTAATGGCAAACATCATGGTTTTCCTCTTCCAACTGTACCAGCACCTCAAAAATTAGCTTTGGACAGATATAGAGAGAAATTTGCTGCAGAGCTTGCAGTACAAAAACGCAAACTCGAAACACTGGAATCTGATGTGAAAGAGCAATATGCCTCTGCTGCTCAAGCCCTGGTGGAGCAACAGAAAAAGCGTGTGCCCACACAGCAGCAAATTCAACATAATAGCAATGCTGTGACTTCTCCAATTAAAATGAAAATTCCAATTTCCACAGAAAAATCAGAGAGGCACGCAGCAGATAAAAAGGAAAAGGGTTTACTTAAATTACGGATCCCCATCCCACCTACAGAAAAGACTAAGgacgaactaaaaattaaaattaaagttcCTTCTGAAAGACACAGCTCCTCAGATGAAAGCAGTGGTAAGAGCAAGCACACAAGTCCACATGCAGTGAAGGAGCACAAGGAGAAACGCAAGGACCATTCTCACCATCATCATAGTAGCAGCCACAAACATTCGCATAGCAGCAGTAGTGGGAGTAGTAGACACGGTACTGAAGGGTCGAAAGGAGGAACTTTGCGGAGTCCCGTAGGTCTGAGCGGTGATGGCAGTTCCACTGGCTCCAGCTCTTCACGCAAGAGGGCGCACGCCAGTGATGCTTCTCACAACCACCATCCCAAAATGAGCAAAACCTCCAAGACTGCAGGTACTTCATCTAgctcttcttcctcttcctcttcttcttcctcctctGTGAAGCAGTATATATACCCTTACAACTTAATTCTTaaccttccctcctcccctcctcccactgtCACATACCAGGTGGGCTATGGACAACTCAGCACCCTCATGAAACTGGATAGGAAACCTACAGAGGCCAACGGTCACAACGCCAATCCAGAATACAATGCAAACACCCAGCACAAGGACTACAAAGATACTTACGATATGCTGGAGTCACTCTTAAGTGCCCAAGGAGTGAACATGTAG